In the genome of Oncorhynchus clarkii lewisi isolate Uvic-CL-2024 chromosome 22, UVic_Ocla_1.0, whole genome shotgun sequence, one region contains:
- the LOC139381027 gene encoding regulator of nonsense transcripts 3A-like, which translates to MRSETDQMTGGREESVVEIQFRDIPRGQDAVSVNSKQKEEKKEVFTKVVIRRLPPNLSKDQLEEQLSPLPSYDYFEFFPADQSLYPHLFSRVYINFRNPEDILLFRDRFDGYVFIDNKGWTEEEY; encoded by the exons atgaggTCTGAAACGGACCAAATGACCGGGGGCAGGGAGGAAAGTGTCGTCGAAATACAATTCAGAGATATTCCGAGGGGACAGGACGCCGTCTCCGTCAACTCAAAGCAGAAAGAAGAGAAGAAGGAGGTCTTTACTAAG GTAGTAATAAGGCGACTTCCACCCAACCTGTCCAAGGACCAGCTGGAAGAACAGCTCAGTCCTCTTCCATCCTATGACTACTTTGAGTTTTTCCCTGCTGATCAAAG CCTCTATCCACACCTGTTCTCCAGAGTTTACATTAACTTCAGAAACCCCGAAGACATCCTGCTCTTCAGAGACCGCTTTGATGGCTATGTTTTCATTGATAACAAAG gtTGGACCGAGGAGGAATATTGA